The window TAAGGGTAGCAGCAAACTTTTTCCATTTGGTAACATCACCTCCGTAAATCACATCTGCCGAGCCAAAGCTTGCAGCCCCGGTATTTAAAGCTGCAATATCAGCATCCAAACGGGTTAGCAAACTGTAATAAACTGTTTTGGCATCATCAAACTTCGGGAAAGGCTTGCTTATATCCAACGCCTCGGTATATGGAATATCACCAAAAGTTGTTACAAGATAATAGTACGTATATACCTGCATCACATCAGTAATAGCAATTTCGTTTTTTTGTATATCAGCACCGGTTACATCAGTTGGTATCAGCGCTTTTGTACGTTCGAAATTATAAATTACATCCCGGTACAATGCATTCCATATATCATCAGGTATCGGACGGGTAGTAATATCGTAGTTACTCTCGTCAGTATAGGTTGTTTCCTGCCATTGCTGTTCAATCAAACGGAATATATTTAAATTTACGTTTGATGACGTTACGGTATTGGTTAACCTTCTCTGAGCATTGGTAAACAAGGCGTAAGAAGGAACTATCGACGGATTCTTCGGGTCGTTATTCAGACTCGTAAGATCCTTTTTACACGCCGAAAACACTATCGACGTTAGTAAAAATACTCCTAATATTTTTTTCATAATTCTTTTACTTAAAAACGTAATTTCAAATTCAGTGAAATGGTGCGTGTAGTTGGATAAGCACCTACCTGGTAGCCTTGTAAATTGCCGGATGTTAAACCTTCTTCAGGATCTGAGTAAGGTAAATTTTTATGTATTATCCACAGGTTTCTTCCAATAAGCTGGAAGGTAACTTCTTTAATCGGGCCAAGGGTTGATATCGTTTTTTGTGGAAGAGAGTAACCGATAAGGGCTTCTCTTAACTTTACATAACTCGCATCATACACAAAAGCTTTGTCGGGCAGGCGTGCATAACCAAAAGCACCATAGTTACTTGCACTTACACGTACAGTATTTGGCGCACCGCTTTCAGTTACACCTGGCCTGATAAAACCACCACCATTTGCAAGTGTATTACGTACGGGGTTTCCTAAATCGTTGGTATAAACTGTTTCAGGATACAAACCGGTAGCTAAACCATAGTACATATCTGTTGAAAATACAGAGCCGCCTTTCCTGATATCTACCAGGAAACTAAGGTTAAAGCCTTTGTAAGTAAAGCTGTTGTTAATACCACCTATCCAATCAGGATTTGAGTTACCAATGTTTTCATTAGGGCCGCTTTGTAAATATTGTCCGTTAGCACCAACAATCTTTTGTCCGTTAGAGGCGTATTTATAATCAGTACCCCTTATCATGCCAAAAGGCTGGTTTAAGCTGGCGTTAATTGATACACCACCCTGGTAGCTATTCAACTCCAGGTTTTTAGACTCTTCGCCTGTACCATCTTTAAATAACTCGGTAACCTTACTTCTGTTTCTTGTAAAGTTCAAGGTCATTTTCCAGTTAAAATCCTGTGTGCGGATAGGGGTGCCGTTTAATGATAACTCGATACCTTTATTTTTAACCGTACCGGCATTTAAATAGCTGAAAGAATAACCTGTAGCTGTTGATACGTTTACAGGCAATATTTCGTCAAAGGTTGATGTTGCGTAGTAGCTACCATCAAAACCTAAACGATTATTAAAGAACGACAACTCCAAACCAACCTCGGCACTTTTTGTACGCTCTGGTTTTAAGTTAGGGTTATTTTTGGTTGTGTTAACAGCCGATTGCGGGCTTGCTCCAAATGGCGGAGTAATAGTGTAAGTATCATTAACGCTATATACAGGGGCATCGGCACCTACCTGTGCGTAGTTGGCCCGTATTTTACCATATGATAACCAGGTATACTGTTTCAACAATTCAGAGAAAATGAAACCACCTGCTACCGAGGGATAGTAATAAGTATTATTGGCCTTTGGCAGGGTTGAAGATTTATCTCTCCGGATAGTTCCGTCTAACGTTAGTAAATTGTTATAAGTAAGCGTTGCCCCGGCAAAAATACCATCAACCTCTCTTAGGCCTTTGTACTCTATAGGTGCGTTAGGCGTATTTAAAGAGTTTGAAAGCGAGTATACACTTGGAACAATTAAACCACCATTAGTAACTGAATATACACTTTGAGTGTTTTCTTTCCTCACGTTTGTTCCTAACAAAGCTTTCAGGTTGAAAGATTTTGACAGGTTTTTATCAACGTTTGCCAACAGGTCATAGTTAGTTTCAGAAAAGCTCTTATTGTTTCGTGAATAATATGGCACGCCAACGCTGCTCACGTTCTTGCGTTCCTCATCTAATTCTGTATAAGAATCTAACGAAGTTCTTCCTGTAATAGTTAACCAGCTAACAGGTTTGTAAGTAGCGTTAACGTTACCAATATACCGGTTACGTGTATCACTTTCAAAGTTCTGGTAGCGTACATAATATGGGTTATCCCAAAATATCGGGGTTAAATTACCTGCTAAAGGATCGGCATAGTTCCAGGTAATGTTTTTACCTGTCCTGTCATAAGCAGCCTTCAAAGCCTTAACATCATTATTTACTTCCCACCACTGCCTGAAGTTGGTCATAACGTTTCTGGCACTTGCACCATCATAACCTGTTCC is drawn from Mucilaginibacter ginsenosidivorax and contains these coding sequences:
- a CDS encoding SusC/RagA family TonB-linked outer membrane protein → MKKSLLTTLCIFLLAATQLYAQNHTVTGRVTAKEDGLPVPGVSVSIKGTTTGTQTDVSGKYSLSVPDNATLSFSFIGYITQSLPVNGNRMDVVLIASSQQLGEVVVTGALGISRTRNQQSYAAQQVSGDEVNKTRSSSFINGLSGKVAGLEIRQNNALGSSTNVVLRGVKSITGNNQALFVIDGVPVNNSNNNSSTQQSGGGGYDYGSPSSDINPDDIESVTVLKGAAASALYGSRGSNGVILITSKKAKKGVGITINSSVSVGEVDKSTFAKYQHSYGAGYGNYYNDPTGYFFYGDVNGDGKNDLVTPTTEDASYGAKFDPNLKVYQWDAFDKTSPNFGKATPWVAATNDPTSFFVKPVSNNQSIMITNGTDGGSFKLGFTRNDENGIIPNSSIKKNIVDLGGTYNITSKLSVGGSVNYYNINGVGRPGTGYDGASARNVMTNFRQWWEVNNDVKALKAAYDRTGKNITWNYADPLAGNLTPIFWDNPYYVRYQNFESDTRNRYIGNVNATYKPVSWLTITGRTSLDSYTELDEERKNVSSVGVPYYSRNNKSFSETNYDLLANVDKNLSKSFNLKALLGTNVRKENTQSVYSVTNGGLIVPSVYSLSNSLNTPNAPIEYKGLREVDGIFAGATLTYNNLLTLDGTIRRDKSSTLPKANNTYYYPSVAGGFIFSELLKQYTWLSYGKIRANYAQVGADAPVYSVNDTYTITPPFGASPQSAVNTTKNNPNLKPERTKSAEVGLELSFFNNRLGFDGSYYATSTFDEILPVNVSTATGYSFSYLNAGTVKNKGIELSLNGTPIRTQDFNWKMTLNFTRNRSKVTELFKDGTGEESKNLELNSYQGGVSINASLNQPFGMIRGTDYKYASNGQKIVGANGQYLQSGPNENIGNSNPDWIGGINNSFTYKGFNLSFLVDIRKGGSVFSTDMYYGLATGLYPETVYTNDLGNPVRNTLANGGGFIRPGVTESGAPNTVRVSASNYGAFGYARLPDKAFVYDASYVKLREALIGYSLPQKTISTLGPIKEVTFQLIGRNLWIIHKNLPYSDPEEGLTSGNLQGYQVGAYPTTRTISLNLKLRF